The proteins below come from a single Polynucleobacter sp. MWH-UH23A genomic window:
- a CDS encoding tripartite tricarboxylate transporter substrate binding protein, with the protein MNFRGDEMKAFSIATKSLIVGLMAFINIAVAQSYPDRPIVLVVPNPPGGLVDTSARLLSEPLTRVIGQPVVVDNKPGASGNTAYQYVAKAKPDGYTLLISYSGYHVGNPALMDKLPWDPIKDYSPIALLTVSTNVIAVHPSVPVNNLKEFIAYAKANPGKLNYASQGNGSVSHIGTEMFKQTTGVDMVHVPYKGSGPAIQDVLAGQVQVFISTPPSLMQHIQSGKLKGLAVTGKNRHPGMPNVPTTAEAGLPSFQLESWVGLFAPAGTPAPVVSKLTESVKKSLALPEVKERADAAGVELRYQNPVATEALVKKELPYWNKVIKSANITLD; encoded by the coding sequence ATGAATTTCCGTGGAGATGAAATGAAAGCATTTTCGATTGCAACAAAGTCCTTAATTGTGGGTCTGATGGCATTTATAAATATTGCTGTTGCTCAGTCTTATCCAGATCGCCCAATTGTTTTAGTGGTTCCAAATCCACCAGGTGGCTTAGTTGATACTTCAGCTCGCTTACTAAGCGAGCCGCTGACTCGCGTAATTGGGCAGCCAGTCGTGGTTGACAATAAACCTGGAGCTAGCGGTAATACGGCCTATCAATATGTTGCTAAAGCAAAGCCAGATGGATATACCTTATTAATTTCTTATTCTGGATATCACGTTGGCAATCCTGCCTTAATGGATAAATTACCATGGGATCCAATCAAAGATTACTCTCCGATTGCGTTACTTACTGTATCGACCAATGTGATAGCAGTGCATCCATCAGTTCCCGTGAATAATCTTAAAGAGTTCATAGCCTATGCAAAAGCAAATCCTGGCAAATTAAATTACGCTTCCCAGGGAAATGGCTCCGTATCTCATATCGGTACTGAGATGTTCAAGCAGACTACAGGTGTGGATATGGTTCATGTTCCATACAAGGGGTCCGGTCCCGCAATTCAGGATGTTTTAGCTGGCCAAGTCCAAGTATTCATCTCTACCCCGCCTTCATTAATGCAACACATTCAAAGCGGAAAGTTAAAAGGCTTGGCGGTGACTGGTAAAAATCGTCATCCTGGTATGCCCAATGTACCCACTACTGCAGAAGCAGGCCTCCCATCTTTCCAACTGGAATCGTGGGTCGGCCTATTTGCACCAGCAGGCACTCCAGCGCCTGTTGTTTCTAAGCTAACAGAGTCTGTTAAAAAGAGTCTTGCTTTGCCAGAGGTGAAAGAACGAGCAGACGCAGCAGGTGTTGAGTTACGTTATCAAAACCCTGTTGCTACTGAAGCGCTTGTGAAGAAAGAATTGCCTTACTGGAATAAGGTAATTAAATCCGCAAACATCACTTTAGATTAA
- a CDS encoding CoA-acylating methylmalonate-semialdehyde dehydrogenase: MNAPQAFESKEDIGHYVGGSVLNPKDGRFADVYNPAKGAVARRVALASRKEADAAVAVAQKAFEGWSQTSPLRRARILFKYLELLNANRDELAAIITAEHGKVFTDAQGEVTRGIEILEFATGIPELLKGDYTEQVSTDIDNWVMRQPLGVVAGITPFNFPVMVPMWMFPMAIACGNTFVLKPSPTDPSASLFMAKLLKEAGLPDGVFNVVQGDKEAVDALIENPDVKAISFVGSTPIANYIYERCAHFGKRSQALGGAKNHMVIMPDADIDKAIDALVGAAYGSAGERCMAISVAVLVGDVAEKIMPKLIERTRTLKVKNGMELDAEMGPIVTKAALERITGYIESGVASGAKLLVDGRGFKVPGNENGFFLGGTLFDNVTPNMKIYLEEIFGPVLSCLRVANFTEALNLVNSCEFGNGVACFTSDGNIAREFARRVQVGMVGINVPIPVPMAWHGFGGWKKSLFGDMHAYGKEGVRFYTKQKSVMQRWPESIAKGAEFVMPTSK, from the coding sequence ATGAATGCACCGCAAGCCTTTGAATCAAAAGAAGATATTGGCCACTATGTAGGCGGCTCCGTCCTTAACCCAAAAGACGGACGCTTTGCAGATGTCTACAACCCCGCCAAAGGGGCTGTTGCACGCAGAGTTGCCCTAGCCAGCCGCAAGGAAGCTGATGCTGCTGTAGCAGTTGCTCAAAAGGCATTCGAGGGCTGGAGCCAAACAAGCCCTCTCAGACGCGCTCGCATCCTTTTCAAGTACCTCGAACTGCTCAATGCAAACCGTGATGAATTGGCCGCAATCATTACCGCTGAACACGGCAAGGTATTTACCGATGCTCAAGGTGAAGTGACTCGTGGCATTGAAATCCTCGAATTTGCAACTGGCATTCCAGAGCTGTTAAAAGGCGACTACACCGAACAGGTTTCGACTGATATTGATAACTGGGTTATGCGCCAACCATTGGGTGTTGTTGCTGGTATCACTCCATTTAACTTCCCTGTGATGGTTCCAATGTGGATGTTCCCAATGGCAATCGCCTGCGGCAATACCTTCGTCCTCAAACCTAGTCCAACAGATCCATCTGCATCACTCTTTATGGCCAAGCTACTTAAAGAAGCAGGCTTGCCTGATGGCGTATTCAATGTGGTTCAGGGTGATAAAGAAGCAGTTGATGCTTTGATCGAAAACCCGGATGTGAAAGCAATTAGCTTTGTTGGATCCACTCCCATTGCAAACTATATCTACGAGCGCTGCGCTCACTTTGGCAAACGTTCCCAAGCACTTGGTGGCGCCAAAAACCATATGGTTATCATGCCGGATGCAGATATCGATAAAGCAATTGATGCATTAGTTGGCGCAGCTTATGGCTCCGCAGGCGAACGCTGCATGGCGATTTCAGTAGCGGTGTTAGTGGGTGATGTGGCCGAGAAAATCATGCCAAAATTAATTGAGCGCACCAGAACGCTCAAGGTAAAAAATGGCATGGAACTTGATGCTGAAATGGGCCCTATCGTTACCAAGGCCGCCCTTGAACGCATCACTGGTTATATTGAAAGCGGAGTAGCATCAGGCGCAAAATTGTTGGTGGATGGTCGTGGCTTTAAAGTTCCCGGCAATGAAAATGGCTTCTTCCTGGGCGGAACCTTGTTTGACAATGTCACACCAAACATGAAGATCTACCTCGAAGAAATCTTTGGACCAGTCCTCTCTTGCTTACGTGTTGCTAACTTTACAGAGGCATTAAATCTGGTTAACTCTTGCGAATTTGGCAATGGCGTTGCCTGCTTCACTAGTGACGGCAACATTGCACGTGAATTTGCCCGTCGAGTTCAAGTGGGCATGGTTGGCATCAACGTACCTATTCCAGTTCCCATGGCGTGGCACGGCTTTGGCGGCTGGAAGAAATCTCTGTTTGGCGACATGCATGCTTATGGCAAAGAAGGTGTTCGCTTCTACACCAAGCAGAAGAGCGTGATGCAACGCTGGCCTGAAAGCATTGCCAAAGGGGCTGAATTTGTAATGCCTACCTCAAAATAA
- a CDS encoding amidase translates to MKDLESLSASQAAKKLAKREIRATDLLLACLDRIGQRESVLKAWVSLGKENALARARTLDKGAIKGLLHGLPIGIKDLFDTHDLPTSYGSPIYANNYPSTDAVSVALMRQSGGIVLGKTVTTEFASFKSGPTTNPHHSQHTPGGSSSGSAAAVADFMVPITTGSQTAGSIIRPASFCGVVGYKPSYGKISTAGVKSLAPSLDTLGCFGRTVEDVALGVAAMSGDHDLAKMIDLHNKPRIGIYKTPEWQYASPETRGALALARFSAESFARGKVSDIELPAELQHLTQIQTRIMLSEMSRSLAFERMQFSKKLSTMIASQINQGASIEYTQYKRDLLQAHVARKAIQRLFNESVDLIITPSAIGEAPLIKEGTGDPLFCRAWTLLGLPCINLNVSSGPNGLPIGVQLIAAYGQDQFLLSVARAFALALPDPVLRDQA, encoded by the coding sequence ATGAAAGATCTTGAAAGTCTAAGTGCATCCCAAGCTGCTAAGAAGCTAGCCAAACGGGAGATTAGAGCAACCGATTTGCTGCTAGCCTGCTTAGATCGTATTGGGCAACGCGAAAGCGTTCTGAAGGCATGGGTTAGCTTGGGCAAAGAAAACGCCCTAGCCCGCGCTAGAACCCTAGACAAGGGTGCTATTAAGGGCCTGTTACATGGTCTACCTATAGGCATAAAAGACTTGTTTGATACCCACGATCTACCCACCAGTTATGGGTCACCCATCTATGCCAACAACTACCCCAGCACTGATGCTGTATCTGTAGCTCTGATGCGCCAATCCGGCGGCATCGTTCTTGGAAAGACTGTTACAACAGAATTTGCCTCATTTAAGAGCGGACCAACTACAAACCCACATCACTCTCAACATACGCCTGGTGGATCTTCAAGTGGATCTGCGGCTGCAGTGGCCGATTTTATGGTCCCAATTACTACCGGCAGTCAAACTGCGGGATCAATTATTCGCCCAGCATCATTCTGCGGGGTTGTGGGCTACAAACCTAGCTATGGGAAAATTAGCACCGCAGGCGTCAAGAGTCTGGCCCCATCACTTGATACGCTTGGTTGTTTTGGTCGAACTGTGGAGGATGTAGCGCTTGGGGTGGCGGCGATGAGCGGCGATCATGATCTTGCCAAAATGATTGATCTTCACAATAAACCACGCATTGGGATTTACAAAACACCCGAATGGCAATATGCCAGCCCAGAGACACGTGGGGCACTAGCACTTGCTCGCTTTAGTGCTGAATCATTTGCAAGAGGTAAAGTGAGTGACATTGAACTCCCCGCCGAGCTTCAACATCTAACTCAAATACAAACACGCATCATGCTTAGCGAAATGTCGCGAAGCCTTGCTTTTGAAAGGATGCAGTTTTCTAAGAAACTCAGCACGATGATTGCATCGCAGATTAATCAGGGTGCCTCCATTGAATATACTCAATACAAACGCGACTTACTTCAAGCTCATGTAGCCCGAAAAGCCATACAGCGTTTATTCAATGAAAGTGTCGATTTAATCATTACGCCTAGTGCCATCGGTGAAGCACCATTGATAAAGGAAGGGACTGGCGACCCTCTATTTTGTCGGGCCTGGACTTTATTAGGTCTACCCTGCATTAATCTCAATGTCTCAAGCGGACCCAATGGACTTCCAATTGGAGTGCAGCTCATCGCCGCTTACGGACAGGATCAATTTCTATTGAGTGTCGCTCGAGCGTTTGCGCTTGCATTACCTGATCCCGTTTTACGAGATCAGGCATAA
- a CDS encoding DUF1178 family protein — protein MKVYNLACPLDHRFEGWFASEEDCLAQQDKGMLACPVCDSTEISRMPSAPHIAKSSNTVVGVSEDVNANVGSGEVVALTGNDHSQLEAQVQAAFLNGMRELMGKSEDVGTAFAEEARKIHYKEAPERSIRGQTTLDEAESLREEGIEVLAVPIIPAFKNTLQ, from the coding sequence ATGAAAGTCTATAACCTCGCTTGCCCTTTAGATCATCGTTTTGAAGGATGGTTTGCCTCTGAAGAGGATTGTCTCGCTCAGCAGGACAAGGGTATGCTCGCCTGTCCTGTGTGTGACAGCACAGAAATAAGCCGCATGCCATCGGCCCCTCATATTGCAAAATCTTCTAATACAGTTGTTGGCGTTTCTGAGGATGTCAACGCAAATGTAGGATCTGGTGAAGTTGTTGCCTTAACAGGTAATGACCATTCCCAGCTAGAAGCTCAGGTTCAAGCAGCCTTTTTAAATGGAATGCGAGAGCTGATGGGTAAGTCGGAGGATGTCGGCACCGCGTTTGCTGAGGAGGCTAGAAAGATTCATTACAAGGAAGCTCCAGAACGCAGCATTCGAGGTCAAACAACTTTAGATGAGGCTGAGTCTTTAAGGGAGGAGGGCATTGAAGTGTTGGCTGTGCCGATTATTCCTGCTTTTAAAAATACACTACAGTAA
- a CDS encoding NADH:flavin oxidoreductase/NADH oxidase, with translation MSLLFSNFILGSPRGPLTLANRIVVAPMCQYSAVNGEATDWHLMHWGNLLNSGAGLFIIEATAVTPEARITPACLGLWDDRTEAALKDKLSRARKLAPTTPVFIQLAHAGRKASSATPWDGGQLLSVDQGGWETLAPSAIPQLDGERLPHELSTTELSALIDAFVKAAQRADRIGIDGIELYGAHGYLLHQFLSPIANQRTDTYAGSFENRIRFPLELFAAVRKAYKGVLGIRISASDWIEGGWTPEETAEFAKRLKPLGCDFVHISSGGISPKQKIAIGPNYQVPFAKIVKDQSGLPTMTVGLITEPEQAEAILQAGDADLVALARAFLYKPRWGWEAAAALGATVKANERYWRCLPREAQSVFGDVKVGQR, from the coding sequence ATGAGCCTTCTTTTTTCCAATTTCATCCTTGGTTCACCACGTGGCCCGCTTACCCTCGCTAATCGCATTGTGGTGGCGCCAATGTGTCAATACTCAGCCGTTAATGGCGAGGCTACTGATTGGCACCTCATGCATTGGGGGAATTTGCTTAATAGCGGGGCTGGGTTATTCATTATTGAGGCTACTGCTGTAACTCCTGAGGCTCGCATTACGCCAGCATGCTTGGGCTTATGGGATGACAGAACCGAAGCTGCATTAAAGGATAAATTGAGCCGTGCCAGAAAACTGGCGCCAACTACACCAGTATTTATTCAATTGGCCCACGCGGGGCGAAAAGCATCCAGCGCAACACCCTGGGATGGTGGGCAACTACTTTCGGTTGATCAAGGTGGCTGGGAAACATTAGCACCATCTGCTATTCCTCAACTTGATGGCGAGCGCTTGCCGCACGAACTATCGACTACAGAGCTCAGTGCGCTAATTGATGCCTTTGTTAAGGCTGCTCAGCGTGCTGATCGCATTGGCATTGATGGGATTGAGTTGTATGGAGCCCATGGGTATTTGCTGCATCAATTTTTATCACCGATTGCTAACCAACGCACCGATACTTATGCCGGCTCTTTTGAAAATCGAATCCGTTTTCCATTGGAGTTATTTGCAGCAGTCCGCAAAGCTTATAAAGGCGTTTTGGGGATTCGTATTTCGGCTAGCGATTGGATCGAAGGGGGCTGGACTCCTGAAGAAACTGCTGAGTTTGCTAAGCGCCTCAAACCCTTAGGTTGTGATTTTGTGCATATTTCCTCAGGTGGTATTTCACCTAAACAAAAAATTGCAATAGGACCAAATTACCAAGTGCCATTCGCTAAGATTGTCAAGGATCAATCTGGCTTGCCAACCATGACGGTGGGTTTAATTACTGAGCCAGAACAGGCTGAAGCCATTTTGCAAGCAGGAGATGCTGATTTGGTTGCCTTAGCTCGAGCATTTTTGTATAAACCTCGCTGGGGATGGGAGGCGGCGGCTGCACTCGGCGCTACAGTAAAGGCGAATGAACGTTACTGGCGTTGCTTGCCTCGTGAGGCCCAGTCTGTTTTTGGTGATGTCAAAGTAGGCCAGCGTTAG
- the nuoN gene encoding NADH-quinone oxidoreductase subunit NuoN, with amino-acid sequence MQAFDLYAVLPELVLLLAACVLLVASVYVREKVKSVPGVEQDIFHTPRGVGFVYFFSLILLGYLFLAFIGRLNDVSLVAMNGLFQSDSLSNLLKACSCGAVFVSLVYSKQYLSDRALFRPDFIVLVLLALLGQFVLISGANLLTLYLGLELMALPMYALVAMRHSSEKSVEAGIKYFILGALASGFLLYGMSMLYGVTGSLDLIEIFKTVADPRVNHLVMAFGLVFIVAGLAFKLGVVPFHMWVPDVYQGAPTAVTLMIAAAPKLAAFALVFRLLVNTLLPLMGDWQPMLVLLAILSLVVGNVTAIAQTNVKRMLAYSAIAQMGFVLLGMLSVFDDHAFSASMFYAITYVLTTLGTFGLLMVLSCKGYDCETLEGLKGLNKKHPWFAFIGLVMMFSLAGIPPTVGFAAKLGVLEALVDAEHTFLAIIAVIASLIGAFYYLRVVKVMYFDEPAHEQSVSGSGFAKGILSLNTVLVLAIGIVPASLMSICLDAMRRTLLGS; translated from the coding sequence ATGCAAGCATTCGATCTATACGCCGTCCTGCCGGAACTCGTTTTACTACTTGCTGCTTGCGTACTGCTTGTAGCTAGTGTTTATGTCCGTGAAAAGGTAAAGTCTGTACCAGGGGTAGAGCAAGATATATTTCATACCCCGCGCGGTGTAGGTTTTGTTTACTTCTTCTCATTAATTCTTTTGGGCTACCTCTTTTTGGCATTCATTGGTCGTTTAAATGATGTTTCCTTGGTTGCCATGAATGGATTATTCCAATCAGACTCACTATCCAACTTGCTTAAAGCATGTTCATGCGGAGCGGTGTTTGTAAGCTTAGTTTATTCAAAGCAGTATTTATCAGATCGCGCTTTATTCCGCCCTGATTTTATTGTTCTAGTCTTATTGGCTTTGTTGGGTCAATTTGTTTTGATTTCTGGAGCAAATTTATTAACTCTTTATCTTGGTCTGGAGTTGATGGCTCTGCCAATGTATGCGCTGGTAGCAATGCGACATAGTAGCGAGAAGAGTGTTGAAGCGGGCATCAAGTACTTCATTCTGGGTGCTTTGGCTTCTGGTTTCTTGTTATACGGCATGTCTATGCTCTATGGTGTTACAGGCTCACTAGACCTTATTGAGATCTTTAAAACAGTTGCAGACCCACGTGTAAACCACTTGGTAATGGCATTTGGCTTAGTGTTTATCGTAGCTGGCTTGGCCTTTAAGCTTGGCGTGGTGCCATTTCATATGTGGGTTCCTGATGTTTATCAAGGCGCCCCAACAGCGGTTACGCTGATGATTGCTGCTGCTCCTAAGCTGGCTGCTTTTGCTTTGGTATTCCGATTGCTAGTAAATACCTTATTGCCGTTAATGGGCGACTGGCAGCCAATGTTAGTACTATTAGCGATTCTTTCATTGGTTGTCGGGAACGTGACAGCGATCGCGCAAACCAATGTAAAGCGCATGCTGGCTTATTCGGCTATTGCGCAAATGGGCTTTGTCTTGCTTGGCATGTTGTCCGTATTTGATGATCATGCCTTTAGTGCATCTATGTTTTATGCCATTACTTATGTTTTAACAACGTTGGGCACCTTCGGTCTCTTGATGGTGTTATCTTGCAAGGGGTATGACTGCGAAACATTGGAGGGGCTAAAGGGATTGAATAAGAAACACCCTTGGTTTGCCTTCATTGGTTTAGTAATGATGTTCTCATTGGCGGGTATACCGCCAACAGTTGGATTTGCAGCCAAATTAGGCGTATTAGAAGCATTGGTAGATGCAGAGCATACTTTCTTGGCGATTATTGCCGTAATCGCCTCATTGATTGGTGCTTTCTACTACCTTAGGGTTGTTAAGGTAATGTATTTCGATGAGCCAGCTCATGAGCAAAGCGTGTCTGGATCAGGCTTTGCAAAGGGGATATTGAGTTTGAATACCGTTCTTGTGCTGGCTATTGGTATTGTTCCAGCAAGCTTGATGAGTATTTGCTTGGACGCAATGCGCCGTACCTTGCTTGGCTCATAG
- a CDS encoding tartrate dehydrogenase produces the protein MNTKKIFKNPKIAVIPGDGIGKEVIPEGVRALEAANRKFGIGMQFDHFNFASCDYYLKHGKMLPDDWFDTLMKYDAIFFGAVGMPDILPDHVSLWGSLIQFRRGFDQYVNLRPVRLLPGVPCPLANRKPGDIDFFVVRENTEGEYSSVGGKMFPDTDREFVIQESIFTRQGVDRILQFAFDLAQSRPKKHLTSATKSNGIAITMPYWDERVEAMSKKFGEVRTDKYHIDILAAHFVMNPDRFDVVVASNLFGDILSDLGPACTGTIAVAPSGSINPEGKFPSLFEPVHGSAPDIYGKMIANPIGQIWSGAMMLDHLGYPEAGNAIFSAIEKVLAAGPAHAPLTPDLGGTAKTDDLGKAITAAI, from the coding sequence ATGAATACTAAGAAAATATTCAAAAATCCTAAGATTGCTGTTATTCCAGGTGACGGCATTGGTAAAGAAGTAATTCCAGAGGGCGTTCGTGCTTTAGAGGCTGCAAATCGCAAGTTTGGTATTGGTATGCAGTTTGATCATTTTAATTTTGCAAGTTGTGATTACTATCTTAAGCACGGCAAAATGCTGCCGGATGACTGGTTTGATACTTTAATGAAATACGACGCCATTTTCTTTGGTGCTGTTGGTATGCCAGATATCTTGCCTGATCACGTTTCATTATGGGGCAGCTTGATTCAATTCCGTCGCGGATTTGATCAATATGTTAATTTGCGACCAGTACGCTTGCTGCCGGGTGTTCCATGCCCACTAGCGAATCGCAAGCCTGGTGACATCGATTTCTTTGTTGTGCGTGAAAATACAGAAGGTGAATATTCCAGCGTTGGTGGAAAAATGTTCCCAGACACTGATCGCGAATTTGTAATTCAAGAGTCGATTTTCACAAGACAGGGTGTAGATCGCATTTTGCAGTTCGCTTTTGATCTTGCGCAGAGTCGCCCAAAGAAGCATTTAACTTCGGCCACAAAGTCGAATGGTATTGCAATTACGATGCCTTATTGGGATGAGCGCGTTGAAGCCATGTCTAAGAAATTTGGTGAAGTCAGAACAGACAAATATCATATTGATATCTTGGCAGCTCATTTCGTCATGAATCCAGATCGTTTCGATGTGGTTGTTGCAAGCAATCTATTTGGAGACATCCTCTCTGACTTAGGGCCTGCCTGTACTGGCACTATTGCAGTAGCTCCGTCCGGAAGTATTAATCCAGAGGGTAAATTTCCGTCGCTATTTGAGCCGGTGCATGGTTCAGCACCAGATATTTACGGCAAGATGATTGCTAATCCGATTGGGCAGATTTGGAGCGGGGCGATGATGCTCGATCACTTGGGCTACCCAGAAGCTGGAAATGCCATCTTCTCTGCAATTGAAAAAGTTTTAGCGGCTGGGCCTGCGCACGCTCCCTTAACACCCGATCTCGGTGGTACTGCAAAGACCGATGATCTCGGTAAGGCTATTACTGCAGCAATTTAA
- a CDS encoding SprT family zinc-dependent metalloprotease: protein MKQHSVREAWLEDAVRHLEPIFSKAGYAIPPVRVSCGFPASSSPRTTLGQCWPRERSGGGVNEIFISPKLDDPVQLLDTLVHELCHAVDDCFSGHGEDFKGIAQTVGLEGPARMAHATEELTVKLMMISQELGPYPHHAIVFPPPRPSNASRSKAKCGQCGYEVTLLKKWASYGAPICPKDNIRMQEEVPETIENTAENDSESVGKGRKAPPDEIRRAIS from the coding sequence ATGAAGCAACATTCTGTACGTGAAGCTTGGCTTGAAGATGCCGTAAGGCACTTAGAGCCAATATTTTCAAAAGCGGGTTATGCCATTCCTCCTGTAAGAGTTTCATGTGGTTTTCCAGCATCAAGTAGTCCAAGAACAACCTTAGGTCAGTGTTGGCCTCGTGAGCGATCCGGCGGTGGTGTAAATGAGATTTTTATATCGCCAAAACTCGATGATCCAGTTCAGTTGCTAGATACTTTGGTGCATGAGTTATGTCATGCGGTAGACGATTGTTTTAGCGGGCATGGGGAGGATTTCAAGGGAATAGCTCAAACCGTTGGATTGGAAGGTCCGGCTCGTATGGCGCATGCTACAGAAGAGCTCACGGTGAAGTTGATGATGATTAGTCAGGAACTTGGACCGTATCCACATCATGCAATTGTGTTTCCGCCACCCAGACCCAGCAATGCAAGTAGAAGTAAGGCCAAGTGCGGTCAGTGCGGTTATGAAGTGACTTTATTAAAAAAGTGGGCCAGTTATGGCGCTCCAATCTGCCCAAAAGACAATATCCGTATGCAAGAGGAAGTACCTGAAACAATTGAAAATACTGCAGAAAATGATTCCGAGAGTGTTGGAAAGGGTAGAAAGGCTCCTCCTGATGAAATCCGTCGTGCAATTAGCTAG
- a CDS encoding NUDIX hydrolase has translation MTEKTFDDLPIGDMHLREDRIDGVDVYGGIFLNMKRDQVRLPDGKTALREYLTHPGAVAVVAILDDDRILLERQYRYPVAKACIEIPAGKLEPGEDPLWCAQRELEEETGYTAAKWSYIRRIHPVISYSTEFIDIYLAEDLSPGRSRLDAEEFLDVFAAPLEQLLGWVESGEITDVKTSISAYWLDRYRRGFIQAKPVS, from the coding sequence ATGACTGAAAAAACCTTTGATGATTTACCTATCGGCGATATGCATTTGCGTGAAGATCGGATCGATGGTGTGGATGTATACGGCGGCATCTTTTTGAATATGAAGCGCGATCAAGTGAGATTGCCAGATGGCAAGACTGCTTTGCGTGAGTATTTAACTCATCCTGGTGCCGTGGCAGTTGTAGCAATCTTAGATGACGACAGAATTTTGCTTGAGCGCCAATATCGTTATCCCGTTGCTAAGGCTTGTATTGAAATCCCTGCTGGAAAATTAGAGCCTGGTGAAGATCCGTTGTGGTGTGCCCAACGTGAACTAGAGGAGGAGACTGGCTATACCGCGGCTAAATGGAGTTATATCCGTCGTATTCATCCTGTGATTTCTTATTCGACTGAATTTATCGATATATATCTCGCCGAGGATTTATCTCCAGGCAGAAGCAGATTGGATGCCGAGGAGTTTTTGGATGTCTTTGCAGCGCCTTTAGAGCAGTTGCTTGGATGGGTTGAGTCTGGTGAGATTACCGATGTAAAAACTTCTATTTCTGCATACTGGTTAGACCGGTATCGCAGAGGCTTTATTCAGGCTAAGCCAGTTTCTTAG